In the Acetobacterium sp. KB-1 genome, GATGAGGTTAACGGTCTTCCCTTCCCGGGCAAAATGGATGGCTGCTTCACAACCGGCCAAACCGCCACCTAATACAACCACGGTATCCCCGACCTGATCTTTTTTCTTGTAGTAGTCATTGACGACAATCACATTGTCGCCGTCCAGACCGGGAATTGCTGGAACGATCGGTTCCGAGCCGACTGCTACAATCAGGGCATCAACGTTTTCCTGATCGACATATTCTTTTGTTACCGGTGTGTTTAAGCGAATCTCTACACCGGCATCTCTGGCCAATTTTTCCAGAGTAACACCCAGCTCGTACATTTCATATTTAAATGGTATTGCCTGTTCACCTTTTAAGATTCCACCTAAGGTATCGCCTTTTTCACAAAGAATAACCTGGTGCCCCCGTTTGGCCGCCGTTAACGCCGCTTCCAGTCCGGCTGGTCCGCCGCCTGCTACCAATACTTTTACCGGGTTGGCAGTGGGAATAATTTCAGTTCCATCCATTTCCCGGCCAATTAAAGGATTAACGGTACAGCGCCGCGTGGATGTGACTGCCCGTTCGGCCATGCAGGTAAAGCAGCGCAGACATTTAACAATATCGGCATCCTGATTGCTCATAACTTTTCGCGGCAGGAAGGGGTCCGCCAACAGTGCCCGAGCCATTTCGACAATATCAGCTTGCCCGGAAGCAATAATCTCTTCCATCATCGCAGGATCATTCAGTCCGCCAAGGGTAGCCACCGGAACTGAAACATGTTTTTTAATTTCTGCAGCTAAATAGACATTTCGGCCATGAGGTTCAAACATCGATGGATGCGTTAAACCAAATCCACTTTGGTAAGTACCGGCAGTAATATGGAGTAGATCGACCTTGGATTCAACCAGTTTGGCGATTTCAACACCCTCTTCAAGGGTATAGCCACCTTCAAAAAATTCAGAGCCACTCATTCGAAACTCAATCGGGAAACCTGATCCCACAGCTTCACGAACACTGTCCAGAACTTCCAGGGCCAGACGCGCCCGGTTTTCTAGCGGACCGCCATATTTGTCGGTTCGGTGGTTAAAAAAGGGTGAAAGAAACTGGTTCAGTAGCCAGCCGTGACCGCCATGAACCATGATCATTTCAAATCCTGCCCGTTTTGCCAATCCAGCCACCCGCCCATAAGCGGCGACAATATCATCAATGAGTTCCTGGGTCAGTTCTTTAACCGGTCTTCCATCAGGACGGGTTCCGGCGCTGGGTCCCCACTGAGCCATGCCACCTTTTTTATCTTTGTCGGTTAGATAGGTGCCG is a window encoding:
- a CDS encoding FAD-dependent oxidoreductase — protein: MQRKYPNLCKPIKIGNVTFRNRMFGAPMGGTDITADCTIGPKSKAFYELRAKGGAASVTVSECVVHPETEGSHMYHLDLQTVDSLSSFTYTADAIRRHGAIPSVELSHSGQYAGTYLTDKDKKGGMAQWGPSAGTRPDGRPVKELTQELIDDIVAAYGRVAGLAKRAGFEMIMVHGGHGWLLNQFLSPFFNHRTDKYGGPLENRARLALEVLDSVREAVGSGFPIEFRMSGSEFFEGGYTLEEGVEIAKLVESKVDLLHITAGTYQSGFGLTHPSMFEPHGRNVYLAAEIKKHVSVPVATLGGLNDPAMMEEIIASGQADIVEMARALLADPFLPRKVMSNQDADIVKCLRCFTCMAERAVTSTRRCTVNPLIGREMDGTEIIPTANPVKVLVAGGGPAGLEAALTAAKRGHQVILCEKGDTLGGILKGEQAIPFKYEMYELGVTLEKLARDAGVEIRLNTPVTKEYVDQENVDALIVAVGSEPIVPAIPGLDGDNVIVVNDYYKKKDQVGDTVVVLGGGLAGCEAAIHFAREGKTVNLIEMRTELAPDANLRHRPLMMNEIAKCGITVHTELKGLQVTDQGVVCEDANGKEVLVPGTTAICALGQKPRRNIAETLVDCAPYVIEIGDCVKASTITTAIYQGYHAALDI